In the genome of Dermacentor andersoni chromosome 3, qqDerAnde1_hic_scaffold, whole genome shotgun sequence, one region contains:
- the LOC140216492 gene encoding probable ATP-dependent RNA helicase DDX53: protein MAPTRSSVTKEDPAKEQPRTSLEWAKLPTTSDKEKRMPRADFLPVGKNFYAEDPEVACVTAQEVGEFRPANNDVVSKNPGAQEHPPPSVSSDPLTSFEEAFAKYLAILDDFKKQYRCFSNTWPILHRYHDMISIAQKGTGKTLAFLLPAALVHVDSQALPIEQSKGPTCLTLAPIRELAQQIEREAKNCLGIRSIRIYGGGSRRGLTDGVQQSA from the coding sequence ATGGCGCCAACACGGTCCTCTGTCACCAAAGAAGATCCCGCTAAGGAGCAGCCACGGACTTCTCTTGAATGGGCCAAGCTGCCTACCACAAGCGACAAAGAGAAAAGAATGCCCAGGGCAGATTTTTTACCAGTTGGGAAGAATTTCTACGCCGAGGATCCCGAGGTTGCATGCGTGACGGCTCAGGAGGTGGGTGAATTCAGGCCAGCCAACAACGATGTAGTTTCCAAGAATCCGGGAGCGCAGGAACATCCACCCCCGAGCGTATCATCCGACCCATTGACATCGTTCGAGGAGGCATTTGCAAAGTACCTAGCAATCTTAGACGATTTCAAGAAACAGTATCGGTGTTTTAGCAACACCTGGCCAATCCTGCATCGATATCACGACATGATTTCTATTGCACAAAAGGGTACAGGCAAGACTCTGGCATTCCTCTTACCTGCAGCCTTGGTCCACGTCGACAGCCAGGCTCTTCCAATCGAGCAGAGCAAGGGCCCTACTTGTCTCACCCTCGCCCCGATACGCGAACTTGCCCAGCAAATCGAGCGAGAAGCAAAGAACTGCCTAGGTATCAGGTCCATACGCATTTATGGCGGTGGCAGTCGGCGAGGGCTGACCGATGGTGTCCAACAAAGTGCGTAG